In the Dama dama isolate Ldn47 chromosome 13, ASM3311817v1, whole genome shotgun sequence genome, one interval contains:
- the RPP25 gene encoding ribonuclease P protein subunit p25, whose amino-acid sequence MAKPASPQRRRMENFRKVRSEEAPVGSGDEEGGPGSGPFADLAPGAVHMRVKEGSKIRNLLAFATASMAQPATRAIVFSGCGRATTKTVTCAEILKRRLAGLHQVTRLRYQSVRELWQSLPPEPTPGQKPGEPAASLSVLKNVPSLAILLSKDALDPRQPGYQPPNPHPGPSSQPTAPTSKRSLGEPAAGEGSAKRSQPEPGAAEEDQTA is encoded by the coding sequence ATGGCGAAGCCCGCGTCCCCGCAACGACGGCGCATGGAGAACTTCCGAAAGGTGCGCTCCGAGGAGGCGCCGGTGGGGAGCGGGGATGAGGAGGGCGGCCCGGGCTCAGGCCCCTTCGCCGACCTGGCGCCGGGCGCCGTGCATATGCGGGTCAAAGAGGGTAGCAAGATCCGGAACCTGCTGGCCTTCGCCACTGCCAGCATGGCACAGCCAGCCACGCGCGCCATCGTCTTCAGCGGCTGCGGTCGAGCCACCACCAAAACCGTCACGTGTGCCGAGATCCTCAAGCGCCGCCTGGCGGGTCTGCATCAGGTCACGCGGCTGCGCTACCAGAGCGTGCGCGAGCTGTGGCAGAGCCTCCCTCCGGAGCCCACGCCGGGGCAGAAGCCTGGCGAGCCAGCCGCCAGTCTCAGTGTACTTAAGAACGTGCCCAGCCTCGCCATCCTACTTTCCAAGGATGCCCTGGATCCGCGCCAACCCGGCTACCAGCCGCCGAACCCCCATCCCGGCCCCTCGTCCCAGCCAACTGCTCCGACGTCCAAGAGGAGTCTAGGGGAACCTGCTGCTGGAGAGGGCTCCGCGAAGCGGTCACAACCCGAGCCTGGTGCTGCTGAAGAGGACCAGACCGCCTGA